The stretch of DNA GCGCTGCTGGAGACCGAGGGCGTCGAGGCGGCGACCTACGACGTCAACCCCGAGCAGTCCGGGGGACAGACCGACCCGGTGCTGACGATCAAGACCGAGGAGGACGTCGACGCGCTCGACGCCCTCCAGGACGGCACGGACCGTGTCATCGAGAAGACCGACGCGTTCACCGACGCGTTCGAGGCGGCCGCGTAGACCGGCTTTTCGCTGCTCAGCAGACCACGTGCGTGACGAACACGGTGCCGTCCGGCGCGACGTGGACGTCGACGCCGACGGTGCCGGCCTCCGAACTCCGGTAGGGGATGCCCCGGATCGCGTAGCTGTCGACCAGCGACTGCGCAAGCGCCGGCTCACTGTCGAAGCCGTCCAGCGACTGCCCGACGCGGTCGTAGTCGACGCGGTAGGCCATCACGGCGGGCCGTTCGCAGGCGAGGTCGAACCGCGAGAACGCCTCCCGCTCGGGGCCGGGCCCGTCGCCGGCCCTCGCTTCGACAACCGCCTTGTTGTAGTAGGCGGCGGCCTCGTCGGTCGCGGCGTCGCGGGTCAGCTCGCCGGCACCGGCGCGTGCCCGCTGCTCGTTGAGCGCGTCGACGTATGCGTCCTCGACGGCCGACAGCGAGAGGCCCGCCGCGGTGTCGGCCTCGCCCGGGGCCGCGGGGACCGCGGGCGGTGACCCGCTGGCACCGGTGTCGAAGCCCGGCAGCGGCACGATCCCGAGCCCGCCGAGGGCGATGACGCCGAGCAGCACCGCGACGACGGCGTAGCCGGCGACGTACTTCGGTTCGATCACGTCCCGCCAGCTCGTCTCGATGTCGGCCAGCGGGTCCGAGTCGGCGACGGGTTCGCGGACCAGGTCGGCGCTCCCACACCGGTTGCAGGGCGGGGAGTTGCGCTGGTGCTGGCGGCCACAGTCCTGGCACACCCAGACGGAGCCGCCGGGCTGGACGTCGTCGTCGGTCGACTCCGGGCCGACCGGCTGGACGGCCTTCTCGAAGGTGCCGTGGCCGCAGTTGTCACAGGGCGGGTCGTCCTCCTCGTGGGGCTTCCCACACCACTCGCACCGCCATTTCATCGGCGACTCTAGGAGGCCACGGTACAAAGGTAGCCCGGAGGGCGGACGGGCGTGGCCGTGCTTGCGCCGATCCCACCCGCTCAGAGCCGGACCGGAATCCCCTGCTCGTCCAGGTACGCCTTCGTCTCCGCGATTGAGTACTCGCCGAAGTGGAAGATCGAGGCCGCG from Haloarcula litorea encodes:
- a CDS encoding DNA-directed RNA polymerase subunit L — its product is MDLRVIDKSDTELSIEIAGEDHTFMNVIKGALLETEGVEAATYDVNPEQSGGQTDPVLTIKTEEDVDALDALQDGTDRVIEKTDAFTDAFEAAA